The following are encoded together in the Hydractinia symbiolongicarpus strain clone_291-10 chromosome 14, HSymV2.1, whole genome shotgun sequence genome:
- the LOC130625530 gene encoding ras-related and estrogen-regulated growth inhibitor-like: MHQSSSTKIIVLGATGVGKTALVIRCLTGQFFQHYISGSDTAYHFTHGGVSMDIVDSSGKNDALLSYANGIVLVYSITDRESFRSLQALVDKVRRVNLQNVNIVVIGTKCDKQKHRVVSTTEAEDFALSNGCTFHETSSYIPKYEVKDIFINIAKRVNPRKRTQSEVGIRSHIRDTFRGFLSKRRDSTGNML, from the exons ATGCATCAGTCAAGTTCAACGAAAATTATAGTGTTAGGTGCAACAGGTGTTGGAAAAACAG cTCTCGTTATAAGATGCTTAACTGGtcaattttttcaacactataTATCTGGATCGGACACTGCTTATCACTTTACTCACGGTGGTGTATCTATGGATATTGTTGATTCTTCTGGAAAG AATGATGCGTTGCTTAGTTACGCAAATGGAATCGTGTTAGTGTATTCAATCACAGATCGAGAAAGTTTTCGATCGTTGCAAGCTCTTGTCGATAAAGTTCGACGAGTGAACcttcaaaatgtaaacattgttgTGATTGGTACAAAATGCGATAAACAAAAGCATAGAGTAGTATCGACAACAGAAGCTGAGGACTTTGCGTTAAGCAACGGTTGCACATTTCATGAAACATCATCATACATACCTAAATATGAAGTCAAAGATATATTCATTAATATTGCAAAAAGAGTAAATCCACGAAAGCGAACACAAAGCGAAGTTGGAATACGCAGCCATATTAGAGATACATTTAGAGGATTCTTATCGAAAAGAAGAGATTCAACTGGAAATATGTTGTAG